One Natronomonas moolapensis 8.8.11 genomic region harbors:
- a CDS encoding DUF7333 family protein, with amino-acid sequence MQFSLPVSLGALLAVVVVGVAGLVGSDMMPLETTLMMVAPSMLVFGVLAFALGMKHGEYRAAAVR; translated from the coding sequence ATGCAATTCAGCCTCCCCGTCTCGCTCGGCGCGTTGCTCGCCGTCGTCGTCGTGGGCGTTGCTGGCCTCGTCGGCAGCGATATGATGCCCCTCGAGACGACGCTCATGATGGTCGCCCCCTCGATGCTCGTCTTCGGTGTCCTCGCGTTCGCACTCGGGATGAAACACGGCGAGTACCGCGCCGCCGCCGTCCGATAG
- a CDS encoding PrsW family intramembrane metalloprotease, producing MKDPVDARTDDEDLYDIASWEPRTALDRLAIRTHRGVVRAGRRVLVGLGLLIFLVIFVASGTGGLIIEDPFILALGGLSIIPAGFLALYIYRTDITTKEPPSLLVVTFILSVLFAGFAAVINSVFGFLQVFPLFGLVLFFYLVVGPVEESVKLLAVWLYPYRDSRFDSVVDGAVYGAVAGLGFAAIENVLYITQNLQTPASILISSGVGVVDGFAETLQAGGQITAVRGLAGPGHVVYSAFAGYYLGLAKFNRENAGPIVAKGLLIAAFIHATYNTLVGLVPGIVSLLVPGVPVLVLFLGFVFVYQGVFFYILYRKLKRYETAYRRSHDTPEGSDRFDSELAEFDAETR from the coding sequence ATGAAGGACCCGGTCGACGCACGGACCGACGACGAGGACCTCTACGACATCGCCTCCTGGGAGCCACGGACGGCGCTGGATCGGCTGGCGATCCGGACCCACCGCGGCGTCGTCCGGGCGGGTCGGCGGGTCCTGGTCGGTCTCGGCCTGTTAATTTTCCTTGTGATCTTCGTGGCGAGCGGCACCGGGGGACTCATTATCGAGGATCCGTTCATTCTCGCGTTGGGCGGGCTCTCGATCATTCCGGCTGGGTTCTTGGCGCTGTACATCTACCGAACGGACATCACGACGAAAGAGCCACCGTCACTGCTCGTCGTCACGTTCATTCTCTCGGTGCTGTTCGCGGGCTTCGCCGCGGTCATCAACAGCGTGTTCGGCTTCCTGCAGGTGTTTCCGCTCTTCGGACTCGTCCTGTTTTTTTATCTCGTCGTCGGCCCCGTCGAGGAGTCGGTGAAACTGCTTGCGGTCTGGTTGTACCCCTACCGGGATTCGCGATTCGACTCGGTCGTCGACGGCGCGGTCTACGGGGCAGTCGCGGGGCTGGGTTTCGCCGCCATCGAAAACGTTCTTTATATCACCCAGAACCTCCAGACGCCGGCGTCGATCCTGATATCGAGCGGGGTCGGAGTCGTCGACGGGTTCGCGGAGACCCTCCAGGCGGGCGGACAGATCACCGCCGTACGGGGACTAGCTGGACCGGGACACGTCGTCTACTCGGCGTTTGCGGGGTATTACCTCGGGTTGGCGAAATTCAACCGCGAGAACGCCGGTCCCATCGTCGCCAAGGGGCTTCTCATCGCGGCGTTCATCCACGCGACGTACAACACTCTCGTCGGGTTGGTACCGGGAATCGTCAGCCTGCTCGTGCCGGGCGTCCCGGTCCTCGTGTTGTTTCTCGGGTTCGTCTTCGTCTATCAGGGCGTCTTCTTTTATATCCTCTACCGGAAGCTCAAGCGGTACGAGACAGCGTACCGGCGGAGCCACGATACGCCCGAGGGGTCCGACAGGTTCGACTCGGAACTCGCGGAGTTCGACGCCGAAACACGATAG
- a CDS encoding TIGR01548 family HAD-type hydrolase: MNVDAVILDVDGVLVDVADSYRRAIVESIEYVYGDTIEYDHIQLFKDAGGFNNDWELTYAAALYVLARRENPELSIGTYTGLIAASGGGPTAAETAIADELDPAAREQVLAEWDCGRLRDVFQQLYLGGELYRRLEGGEPDPDLDRPGFIDDEPVLLDSDTRGRLEAWPLGVITGRPAAEADIALDRVGLDIPEAHRFTMDDWEAGKPDPGALLTLSDRLDADRPVFVGDTLDDIRTVTNANEADSSRTHRGVGVLTGGLSGEEGRRKYRSAGADVIVGSINDLPDLLN, encoded by the coding sequence ATGAACGTCGACGCAGTCATCCTCGATGTCGATGGCGTATTGGTCGACGTCGCCGACTCCTATCGGCGTGCTATCGTCGAATCCATCGAGTACGTCTACGGTGACACCATCGAGTACGACCACATCCAGCTGTTCAAGGACGCCGGCGGGTTCAACAACGACTGGGAGCTGACGTACGCCGCCGCGTTGTACGTCCTCGCCCGCCGGGAGAACCCCGAGTTGAGCATCGGGACCTACACGGGCCTGATCGCCGCCTCCGGGGGCGGGCCGACGGCCGCCGAGACCGCTATCGCCGACGAACTCGACCCGGCCGCCCGCGAGCAGGTCCTCGCCGAGTGGGACTGCGGTCGGCTCCGGGACGTCTTCCAGCAACTCTATCTCGGCGGTGAGCTCTATCGCCGCCTCGAGGGCGGCGAGCCGGACCCCGACCTCGACCGACCGGGATTCATCGACGACGAACCCGTATTGCTCGACTCGGACACCCGCGGACGACTCGAGGCGTGGCCCCTCGGCGTCATCACGGGGCGTCCGGCCGCCGAAGCCGACATCGCTCTCGACCGCGTCGGCCTCGACATTCCGGAGGCACACCGCTTCACGATGGACGACTGGGAGGCCGGCAAACCCGATCCCGGCGCGCTCCTCACGCTCTCGGATCGCCTCGACGCCGACCGTCCGGTGTTCGTCGGCGACACGCTCGACGACATCCGGACGGTCACAAACGCGAACGAGGCGGATTCCTCCCGGACGCACCGCGGTGTCGGCGTCCTCACCGGCGGGCTCTCCGGCGAAGAGGGGCGCCGAAAGTACCGCAGCGCCGGCGCGGACGTCATCGTCGGGTCGATCAACGACCTCCCCGACCTGCTGAACTGA
- a CDS encoding non-histone chromosomal MC1 family protein produces the protein MASDDDTRNFALRENAGDETSVFSGRTPRQAALKAARRLDPAESEDVADRTELRLREKGTKKVHIYEGWAWEETAPDDSPDWMPEEITEANVSKQGIKHLEEL, from the coding sequence ATGGCATCTGACGACGACACACGGAACTTCGCGCTGCGGGAGAACGCCGGCGACGAGACCAGCGTTTTTTCCGGTCGGACGCCGAGACAGGCGGCGCTGAAGGCGGCGCGACGGCTCGACCCCGCAGAAAGCGAGGACGTCGCCGACCGAACCGAACTCCGACTCCGGGAGAAGGGAACAAAAAAGGTCCACATCTACGAGGGATGGGCGTGGGAAGAGACGGCTCCCGACGATAGTCCCGACTGGATGCCCGAAGAAATAACGGAAGCGAACGTCTCGAAGCAGGGAATCAAACACCTAGAGGAACTGTAG
- a CDS encoding DUF402 domain-containing protein, whose translation MSANVRIRGIYTTALTELLREDYDVVAASPPIRERFGEPFEVDVADATVRTTDDREGVGVAGTDAAVSELRERLGSVGRDTLAWDATAPAGAVFRGEVTETLGSGAVVELGSVDGESVSGFLPYDRVEGYVDEGDRYRLQVASAEPPWSDDRPMLARELRLPGGLVELRRGDGGAMTETARLADILPVDPLEGWTPRWSKSADDASLDAMASALERANERAAAVMDAIATADDATGRIAAPVSGAWVWFGRESRFELDSVRRRVETTMAGHHRTKAATAAASSAVDFVEALCGPDAESAADDADVDFPFDVVTRQFGPQSGDSVAIRHGKPAGRTITLGRGEVTEHDPTGSITVEREMSGGGSYDALGVDRVAGDVATTTFVEGRWWYATVYKGSGGERRGTYVNVCTPVEIFPRAVRYVDLHVDVVKGPDGAVERVDDDELDAAVEAGRVPGALADRAREVAASIENVL comes from the coding sequence ATGAGCGCGAACGTCCGTATCCGTGGGATCTATACCACGGCGCTCACCGAACTGCTCCGCGAGGACTACGACGTCGTCGCCGCCTCACCCCCGATACGCGAGCGCTTCGGGGAGCCATTCGAGGTCGACGTCGCGGACGCGACGGTCCGGACGACCGACGACCGCGAGGGCGTCGGCGTCGCCGGCACGGACGCCGCCGTTTCGGAACTGCGCGAGCGACTCGGGTCGGTCGGCCGCGACACGCTCGCGTGGGACGCCACCGCACCGGCCGGCGCGGTGTTCCGTGGCGAGGTGACGGAGACGCTCGGCTCCGGTGCGGTCGTCGAGTTGGGATCGGTCGACGGCGAGTCGGTCTCGGGGTTTCTTCCCTACGACCGGGTCGAGGGTTACGTCGACGAGGGCGACCGCTATCGCCTGCAGGTCGCCTCGGCGGAGCCGCCCTGGAGTGACGACCGGCCGATGCTGGCCCGCGAGTTGCGGCTCCCCGGCGGCCTCGTCGAACTCCGGCGGGGTGACGGCGGGGCGATGACAGAGACCGCTCGGCTGGCCGACATCCTCCCGGTCGACCCACTCGAGGGGTGGACGCCACGGTGGTCGAAATCGGCCGACGACGCCTCTCTCGACGCGATGGCGAGTGCTCTCGAACGAGCCAACGAGCGCGCGGCGGCGGTGATGGATGCGATCGCCACGGCTGACGACGCCACGGGTCGTATTGCTGCCCCCGTCTCGGGCGCGTGGGTGTGGTTCGGCCGAGAGAGCCGCTTCGAGCTCGATTCGGTCCGCCGGCGGGTCGAGACGACGATGGCGGGCCACCACCGGACGAAGGCCGCAACGGCGGCCGCGAGTTCGGCCGTGGACTTCGTCGAGGCGCTCTGTGGCCCCGACGCCGAGAGCGCGGCCGACGACGCCGACGTCGACTTCCCGTTCGACGTCGTCACCCGGCAGTTCGGCCCGCAATCGGGCGATTCGGTCGCCATCCGGCACGGAAAACCCGCGGGCCGGACGATCACGCTCGGCCGCGGCGAGGTCACCGAGCACGACCCGACGGGCTCGATCACCGTCGAGCGCGAGATGTCGGGCGGCGGCAGCTACGATGCCCTCGGCGTCGACAGAGTCGCGGGCGACGTCGCGACGACTACGTTCGTCGAGGGCCGGTGGTGGTACGCGACGGTTTATAAAGGATCGGGGGGCGAGCGCCGCGGCACCTACGTCAACGTCTGTACGCCCGTCGAGATATTTCCGCGGGCGGTCAGATACGTCGACCTCCACGTCGACGTGGTGAAAGGGCCCGACGGCGCCGTCGAACGGGTCGACGACGACGAACTCGACGCCGCCGTCGAGGCCGGACGGGTCCCCGGGGCGCTCGCCGACCGCGCCCGCGAGGTCGCCGCCTCCATCGAGAACGTTTTATAA
- a CDS encoding Rid family detoxifying hydrolase: MGKETIHTDDGPPAAGAYSQATTDGDLVFTAGQIALTPDGDPLSGEPIAVQTERALDNLAAVLEAAGTDFGNVLKTTVYLADIDDFEAMNEVYASYFESEPPARSAVQAGALPLGMAVEIEAVATRP; the protein is encoded by the coding sequence ATGGGCAAGGAGACGATCCACACCGACGACGGCCCGCCCGCGGCCGGGGCATACAGCCAGGCGACGACCGACGGCGACCTCGTCTTTACCGCCGGCCAGATCGCGTTGACCCCCGACGGCGATCCACTCTCCGGGGAACCGATCGCGGTCCAGACCGAACGAGCGCTCGACAACCTCGCCGCCGTGCTCGAGGCGGCCGGAACGGACTTCGGGAACGTCCTCAAAACGACCGTCTATCTCGCCGACATCGACGACTTCGAGGCGATGAACGAGGTGTACGCCAGCTACTTCGAGAGCGAGCCGCCGGCCCGGTCGGCGGTACAGGCCGGCGCGCTCCCGCTCGGGATGGCCGTCGAGATCGAAGCGGTCGCGACGCGGCCGTGA
- a CDS encoding SPFH domain-containing protein: MSDSAARELGRKSAGLSTRASVALFALFAVGAGFAFGVIEFDPLVIAGLALLFVAAAAVSSAVEIVEAYEKEALTVFGEFRELLEPGIHFVPPFVSRTYPFDMRTQTIDVPRQEAITEDNSPVVADAVVYIKVMNAKRAFLEVDDYKRATSNLAQTTLRAVLGDMELDETLSKRERINRRIQRELEGPTDEWGVRVEAVEVREVNPSTDVKRAMEQQSSAERKRRAMILEAQGERRSAIETAEGDKQANILEAQGEKQASVLEAQGEAISTVLRAKSAESMGERAIIERGMETLEEIGKGESTTFVLPQEMTSLLSRYGKHLTGSDAATGGTELESLGFDGETRELLGIDSIEELAAGSESGDVDLEIESADIELEDEIE; encoded by the coding sequence ATGTCAGACAGTGCCGCCCGCGAACTCGGCCGGAAGAGCGCGGGACTCTCCACGCGCGCGTCGGTCGCCCTCTTTGCGCTCTTCGCCGTCGGGGCGGGGTTCGCGTTCGGCGTTATCGAGTTCGACCCGCTCGTGATCGCCGGACTGGCGCTGCTTTTCGTCGCCGCCGCCGCCGTCTCCAGCGCCGTCGAGATCGTCGAGGCCTACGAGAAGGAGGCGCTGACGGTGTTCGGCGAGTTCCGCGAACTCCTCGAGCCCGGGATCCACTTCGTGCCGCCGTTCGTCTCCCGGACCTACCCCTTCGACATGCGGACCCAGACGATCGACGTCCCGCGTCAGGAGGCGATCACGGAGGACAACTCCCCGGTGGTCGCCGACGCCGTCGTCTACATCAAGGTGATGAACGCAAAGCGGGCGTTCCTGGAGGTCGACGATTACAAGCGGGCGACCTCGAACCTCGCCCAGACGACGCTGCGGGCCGTGTTGGGCGATATGGAACTCGACGAGACGCTCTCGAAGCGCGAGCGGATCAACCGCCGCATCCAGCGTGAACTCGAGGGGCCGACCGACGAGTGGGGCGTCCGGGTCGAGGCCGTCGAGGTCAGAGAGGTCAACCCCTCGACGGACGTCAAACGGGCGATGGAACAGCAAAGTTCCGCCGAGCGAAAGCGCCGCGCGATGATCCTCGAGGCACAGGGCGAACGCCGCTCCGCCATCGAGACGGCGGAGGGCGACAAGCAAGCCAACATCCTCGAGGCACAGGGCGAAAAGCAAGCGAGCGTCCTCGAGGCACAGGGCGAAGCGATCTCGACGGTCCTGCGTGCGAAATCCGCCGAATCGATGGGCGAACGTGCGATCATCGAACGGGGGATGGAGACGCTCGAGGAGATCGGCAAGGGCGAATCGACGACGTTCGTGTTGCCCCAGGAGATGACCTCGCTTTTGAGCCGCTACGGCAAACACCTCACCGGCAGCGACGCGGCGACCGGCGGGACGGAACTGGAGTCGCTGGGATTCGACGGCGAAACGCGCGAGTTGCTCGGCATCGATAGCATCGAGGAACTCGCCGCGGGGAGCGAAAGCGGCGACGTCGACCTCGAGATCGAGAGCGCCGACATCGAACTCGAAGACGAGATCGAGTAG
- the npdG gene encoding NADPH-dependent F420 reductase — protein MRIALLGGTGDIGAGLALRFGRDTDHELLVGSRDPEKARTSADEYGTELEDRGLDAAIKGFENAMAADRADVVVLAVPAYHLVDTVEAIADRLGPDTVLVSPAVGMKRDESGFHYNRPGAGSVAALAAEAKPDGVPLIGAFHNLPAGGLADLDRDFEWDTLVFGDDADAKSTVIDLADEIRGLRPLDVGGLDNAAEVESVTPLLINVAMENGGLHDLGVQFR, from the coding sequence ATGCGAATCGCACTTCTCGGCGGCACTGGCGACATCGGGGCCGGACTCGCACTCCGGTTCGGCCGCGACACGGACCACGAACTCCTCGTCGGCTCACGCGACCCCGAAAAGGCTCGGACGAGCGCAGACGAGTACGGGACCGAACTCGAAGACCGCGGCCTCGACGCGGCGATCAAGGGCTTCGAGAACGCGATGGCGGCCGACCGCGCCGACGTAGTCGTGTTGGCGGTCCCCGCCTACCACCTCGTCGACACGGTCGAGGCAATCGCGGATCGCCTCGGCCCCGACACCGTCCTCGTCTCGCCGGCCGTCGGGATGAAACGCGACGAGTCGGGCTTTCATTACAACCGCCCCGGAGCCGGCAGCGTCGCCGCCCTCGCCGCGGAGGCGAAACCCGACGGGGTCCCCCTGATCGGTGCCTTCCATAACCTCCCCGCGGGCGGGCTTGCGGACCTCGACCGGGACTTCGAGTGGGACACGCTCGTCTTCGGCGACGACGCGGACGCCAAATCGACGGTGATCGACCTCGCCGACGAGATCAGGGGGCTCCGTCCACTCGACGTCGGCGGGCTGGACAACGCCGCCGAGGTCGAGTCGGTCACGCCGCTTTTGATCAACGTCGCGATGGAAAACGGCGGTCTCCACGACCTCGGCGTGCAGTTCCGGTAG
- a CDS encoding MFS transporter produces the protein MEDAGGREGVRALLGTFLALERDVLVLSVAMFAFSLGFQMTSRYVPRYMSVLGAGAVAIGLFGTFGNLIGAVYPYPGGALSDRIGSRVALTLFGLASTLGFVVWLFADAFGVVAVPPVGTTVELLGQAVVVGWLEPASIPVGIFLGLALAQAWKSFGLGATFAVVKQALEPDRLATGFASTETFRRTAFLLGPLLAAGVLSGFAFETGFRVLLAVAAAFGLGATLAQHVLYDAGEDSLGKSFEGVSTILEDLRAMPPALRPLLAADTLVRFANGMVYVFFVIVVTEFLAVGVRLPVVGRLSPDAYFGVLLAIEMLVALAVMLPVSRLSRRVGLKPVVALGFAVYAVFPVLLINAPENAAVLAALFAFSGLRFAGLPAHKALIVGPAEAGTGGRVTGSYYLLRNAVVIPSAAIGGAIYAVSPRAAFAGSTAIGLVGVGLFLAVGEDFEAART, from the coding sequence ATGGAAGACGCCGGCGGGCGCGAGGGGGTCCGTGCGTTGTTGGGGACGTTCCTGGCGCTCGAGCGCGACGTCCTCGTCCTCTCCGTTGCGATGTTCGCGTTCAGCCTCGGTTTCCAGATGACGAGTCGGTACGTCCCGCGGTACATGTCGGTACTCGGGGCTGGGGCGGTCGCCATCGGGCTCTTCGGCACGTTCGGCAACCTGATCGGGGCGGTCTACCCCTACCCGGGCGGGGCGCTCTCCGATCGGATCGGATCGCGGGTCGCGCTGACGCTGTTCGGGCTGGCGTCGACACTCGGGTTCGTGGTCTGGTTGTTCGCGGACGCGTTCGGCGTCGTCGCCGTCCCCCCAGTCGGAACGACGGTCGAGCTCCTCGGGCAGGCGGTCGTCGTCGGGTGGCTCGAGCCCGCCTCGATCCCGGTCGGCATCTTCCTCGGGCTCGCGCTCGCACAGGCCTGGAAGTCCTTCGGTCTCGGGGCGACGTTCGCGGTCGTCAAACAGGCCCTCGAACCCGATCGGCTGGCGACCGGCTTCGCGAGCACCGAGACGTTCCGCCGGACGGCGTTTCTCCTCGGGCCGCTGTTGGCGGCCGGCGTCCTCTCCGGGTTCGCCTTCGAAACCGGCTTCCGCGTGCTGCTCGCCGTCGCCGCGGCGTTCGGGCTCGGAGCGACGCTCGCCCAGCACGTTCTCTACGACGCGGGCGAGGACAGCCTCGGGAAGTCCTTCGAGGGCGTCTCGACGATCCTCGAGGATCTACGGGCGATGCCACCGGCGTTGCGGCCGCTGCTCGCCGCCGACACGCTCGTCCGCTTCGCAAACGGAATGGTGTACGTCTTTTTTGTCATCGTCGTGACGGAGTTCCTCGCGGTCGGCGTCCGGCTGCCGGTCGTCGGGCGGCTCTCGCCGGACGCGTACTTCGGCGTGTTGCTCGCGATCGAGATGCTCGTCGCGCTCGCCGTCATGCTGCCGGTCTCGCGGCTCTCGCGCCGCGTCGGGCTGAAGCCGGTCGTCGCCCTCGGGTTCGCCGTCTACGCCGTCTTCCCGGTTCTCTTGATAAACGCCCCCGAAAACGCCGCCGTGCTGGCGGCGCTGTTTGCGTTCTCTGGGCTCCGGTTTGCGGGGCTGCCGGCCCACAAGGCGCTCATCGTCGGCCCGGCCGAGGCCGGAACCGGGGGTCGAGTGACGGGGTCGTACTACCTCCTCAGAAACGCGGTCGTGATCCCCTCGGCGGCCATCGGCGGCGCGATATACGCCGTCTCCCCGCGGGCCGCCTTCGCCGGATCGACGGCGATCGGGCTCGTCGGGGTCGGGCTGTTTCTCGCCGTCGGCGAGGACTTCGAGGCGGCGAGGACGTAG
- a CDS encoding quinone-dependent dihydroorotate dehydrogenase, translating into MTLYDLLKPLFFEIDAETAHGLGHRLLEAIQGTPLERVVADRYTVVDPRLRVETLGCAFPNPIGVAAGFDKNATAPAALAALGFGHVEVGGVTAEPQAGNPRPRLFRLPDNDALINRMGFNNDGADVVGERLAEADCRVPIGVNIGKSKSTPNEDAEEDYLYTFERVGAGEYFVVNVSSPNTPGLRELQQRDRLESILGTLADAGADPLLVKLSPDLTEAAVEDALGVVEDLDLDGVIATNTTTGRPPWLRGEHADETGGLSGKPIEDESTQLIRFIAERTEKPVVGVGGVTDAEGAYEKIRAGASLVQLYTGLVYEGPSIARDINRGLLERLERDGIDSIEDAVGADL; encoded by the coding sequence ATGACACTGTATGACCTCCTCAAGCCACTCTTTTTTGAAATCGACGCCGAGACGGCCCACGGGCTCGGCCACCGGCTCCTCGAGGCGATACAGGGGACGCCCCTGGAGCGCGTCGTCGCCGACCGCTACACCGTCGTCGACCCGAGGCTCCGGGTGGAAACGCTCGGGTGTGCGTTCCCGAATCCAATCGGCGTCGCCGCCGGGTTCGACAAGAACGCCACCGCGCCGGCGGCCCTGGCTGCGCTCGGCTTCGGCCACGTCGAGGTCGGCGGTGTGACCGCCGAACCGCAGGCCGGTAACCCACGCCCGCGACTGTTCCGACTCCCCGACAACGACGCCCTGATAAACCGGATGGGGTTCAACAACGACGGCGCTGACGTCGTCGGCGAGCGCCTCGCGGAGGCCGACTGTCGGGTCCCGATCGGGGTCAACATCGGGAAGTCCAAATCGACACCGAACGAGGACGCCGAGGAGGATTACCTGTACACGTTCGAACGAGTCGGTGCGGGCGAGTACTTCGTCGTCAACGTCTCCTCGCCGAACACACCCGGGCTCCGGGAGCTCCAACAGCGCGACCGCCTGGAGTCGATCCTCGGGACGCTCGCCGATGCCGGCGCAGATCCGCTGCTCGTGAAGCTCTCTCCCGACCTCACCGAGGCGGCCGTCGAGGACGCCCTCGGCGTCGTCGAGGACCTCGATCTGGACGGCGTCATCGCGACGAACACGACGACTGGCCGCCCGCCGTGGCTCCGGGGCGAACACGCCGACGAGACGGGCGGACTCTCCGGGAAGCCGATCGAGGACGAGTCGACCCAACTGATCCGTTTCATCGCCGAGCGGACCGAGAAGCCGGTCGTCGGCGTCGGCGGCGTCACGGACGCCGAGGGGGCCTACGAGAAGATCAGGGCCGGCGCCAGCCTCGTACAGTTGTACACCGGGTTGGTCTACGAGGGCCCCTCGATCGCCCGCGACATCAACCGGGGGCTGCTCGAGCGGCTCGAGCGCGACGGGATCGACTCGATCGAGGACGCGGTGGGCGCGGATTTATAA
- a CDS encoding UPF0146 family protein, with protein sequence MNTALVDRLCRYGALVEVGVGVRPSVAVGLAERDCRVVATDVHERSVPGAVRFVRDDVTDPDLSVYRGADAVYALNCPPELQRPLADVAEAVGTDCLFTTLGGDPTVVDAAPEALSHDTLFRLNT encoded by the coding sequence GTGAACACCGCGCTCGTCGACCGGCTCTGCCGGTACGGTGCCCTCGTCGAGGTCGGCGTCGGCGTCCGCCCGTCCGTCGCGGTCGGACTGGCCGAACGGGACTGTCGCGTCGTCGCGACCGACGTCCACGAACGATCCGTTCCCGGGGCCGTCCGGTTCGTCCGCGACGACGTGACCGACCCCGACCTGTCGGTCTATCGGGGGGCCGACGCGGTGTACGCGCTGAACTGTCCACCGGAACTGCAACGTCCCCTCGCCGACGTCGCCGAGGCGGTCGGCACGGACTGTCTGTTCACAACTCTCGGCGGCGACCCGACGGTCGTCGACGCCGCTCCGGAAGCCCTTTCGCACGACACGTTGTTTCGACTCAACACATGA